From one bacterium genomic stretch:
- a CDS encoding TraR/DksA C4-type zinc finger protein has protein sequence MNKKDLKKFEEMLLAKRAELVADIGHLRKNAMDSTPTEAAGDLSTHAYHMADQGTDAEEREKSFYFASKSGRFLYHIDEALRRIKDGTYGKCEVCGNDISVARLEAVPHARLCISCKEKDEQQKARGISDAAV, from the coding sequence GTGAACAAGAAAGACCTGAAAAAGTTTGAAGAGATGCTCTTGGCCAAGCGCGCGGAACTGGTCGCCGACATCGGCCACCTGCGCAAGAACGCCATGGACTCGACCCCGACCGAGGCGGCCGGCGATCTGTCGACGCACGCCTACCACATGGCCGACCAGGGGACCGACGCCGAGGAACGTGAGAAGTCGTTCTATTTCGCGTCGAAGTCCGGGCGGTTCCTCTACCACATCGATGAGGCGTTGCGGCGCATCAAGGACGGCACCTACGGCAAGTGCGAGGTGTGCGGCAACGACATCTCGGTGGCGCGGCTGGAGGCGGTGCCGCACGCCCGTCTCTGCATCTCCTGCAAGGAGAAAGACGAGCAGCAGAAGGCGCGCGGCATCTCCGATGCCGCCGTGTAA